From Paraburkholderia sabiae, a single genomic window includes:
- a CDS encoding AAA domain-containing protein, whose protein sequence is MPREIKGVDALSRAFPSEWLLYVSLNCFPRNQDPMEIDAVVVTDDQILLLEIKDWNGKLTSKGDRWFLNKAPRKRSAVIVSEEKARKLRSVIKGASNLAGAFAVEARVVFTGTADASHLPAQERARTLTLTEACLIGDPSQRYNYIPRGRIQLTKAHQLEAEFEKVFNNPRLFQRSEMDWSGYAVTEKDVFIHPRGVWHDHFSQRKSEPRIKGMVRTWSFDRLPVGLNSGEMRKLVALRETNVFGYLQDIQSDLITRNHVLKEAVAPDDEISTDHFEVRHLGPGWSPLDRYLVQQGDDLSLSDRLVIVSSLLNIVAHLHRDNVTHRDIGPRAVWIGSHSDLALTGFMSCQLPDKNSVMDWLADLRGYAPALPEDASAISSTGRQRDVYACTYLAAQILLGTAPPTDPERVVAALPPEASNLGDWFRRGMASNPAQRFIDAIELTDTFSAIVEDHTPDGFDAALLDRFESHVVPFTAWPPTGPSTTLGLKSIYPHEKDGQILIVKVWMSLGRNRSLASDSALLRLLQSVDLLRSAPIKGLPKFIAYGLSPVGLFVVYERSEGVPLAALTELPENASLPLALELLRAVSALHELGCEHGDISPGNMMINVDTGSVCLIDPFDVSPVGNGAVRTPTMCPTNWEHLNQAAIDRYAALKVTCMLLLLDPGEHAKKLLKDLATELDKPVIESLQVAISSLSKAIVAASAPAAREFILRSPALNYSFGNADKIYVRRKVGDSGLSTFLLTTPSAQLVLDGDGILLTHHRFRQTPFTALAYESASGHGDLPFRVRVEHGVESGFEELYAYLCGHERFATPKGEPQPSVRPPHFDVMWHWMKLVELEEDARVEIVITEILSVRDQMLVCTYENLGKDFDFDEEDIIEIYAGTRRIGRVDLTASALPVAIAITDTRGRISEGDRLRLAGRREQTSMDRRARAVRRILDYRSVVSNLIDYFDPHQQIRPTPYDVKPETEDLNTYHLNDGQKHAFRQVLAAGPVGLLQGPPGTGKTRFIASFVHWLLTRGGCQRILIASQSHEAVNNAIDSLLRLHKDRGTRPSLLRIGSKGITERIRPYHTAELRERYRVKFEAAAKFRFSQLSSSLGVDRAYSSDLFDLDKQVGTLARRCASIQEALKDDETQLAIDRERNRVQRSRVEDAFRSAFRAFAGREPDVSQALQEYEQLVENLAAEHSLISPADVTAACNALKLTNDWLHSLGSPGRNFEEFLAKTRSVVAATCVGVGQTRIRIDAQVFDWVIVDEAARCTPGELAVPIQMARRVLLVGDHLQLRPMFDREMLEDLSAYSPDVKQEELTRSDFERAFTSEYGLEVGVRLTEQYRMDPAICTMVSRCFYEAHDIRLDTSIDRQPTLKRSDIEAPWLSTPMVWIDTQSQQGHEEVQLEGDTTYHNPAEVDAVMTVLERLSEDRKLIEALAKLDDETPIGVICMYSGQKRQLESAWSRRPFDPKFRRLVRIDTVDSYQGKENAIVILSLVRSNQSGSTGHVGNENRCNVATSRAKERLIIVGNGKMWGKQVSSQSPMRLVLEHMNEHPSSSRVLSVEELS, encoded by the coding sequence ACGCGCTTTCGCGTGCGTTCCCGTCAGAGTGGCTTCTCTACGTATCGCTTAATTGTTTCCCCCGCAATCAAGATCCAATGGAAATCGATGCGGTCGTGGTGACCGACGATCAGATCCTTCTGCTGGAGATAAAAGACTGGAACGGCAAGCTAACCTCTAAAGGCGACCGCTGGTTTCTCAATAAGGCGCCTCGCAAAAGATCCGCTGTCATCGTTAGCGAAGAGAAGGCAAGGAAGCTAAGATCGGTCATAAAAGGCGCTAGCAACCTAGCCGGCGCCTTTGCAGTTGAGGCCAGAGTCGTGTTTACCGGCACAGCCGACGCGTCGCATCTTCCAGCACAAGAACGTGCGCGCACCTTGACACTAACAGAAGCGTGCCTGATAGGTGATCCCTCGCAGCGATACAACTACATCCCCAGGGGTAGGATCCAGCTGACAAAGGCCCATCAGCTGGAAGCTGAATTTGAAAAGGTTTTCAACAATCCAAGGCTGTTCCAACGCTCGGAAATGGATTGGTCAGGCTACGCGGTCACAGAGAAGGACGTCTTCATACATCCGCGTGGAGTATGGCATGACCACTTTTCGCAGCGGAAAAGCGAGCCGCGCATCAAGGGGATGGTAAGAACGTGGTCGTTTGATCGACTTCCCGTTGGACTCAACAGCGGTGAAATGCGCAAGCTTGTGGCCCTTCGCGAGACCAACGTTTTCGGCTACCTTCAAGACATTCAGAGCGACCTCATCACTCGAAATCATGTGCTCAAGGAGGCAGTTGCACCTGACGACGAAATTTCGACTGATCACTTCGAGGTGCGTCATCTGGGCCCGGGATGGAGCCCATTGGATCGTTACCTAGTGCAACAAGGGGACGACCTCAGCCTCTCTGACCGTTTGGTCATCGTATCGAGCCTGCTAAATATTGTCGCCCATCTTCATCGCGACAACGTAACGCACCGCGACATTGGTCCCCGAGCCGTCTGGATTGGAAGTCACAGCGACCTCGCCCTGACCGGATTCATGTCGTGCCAGTTGCCGGACAAAAATTCCGTCATGGACTGGCTGGCGGACCTGCGTGGGTATGCGCCAGCTCTTCCAGAAGACGCGTCAGCCATTTCGAGCACTGGCCGTCAGAGGGATGTGTACGCGTGCACTTACCTCGCCGCTCAGATCCTCCTCGGAACGGCGCCGCCGACCGACCCCGAGCGAGTTGTCGCAGCGTTGCCGCCTGAGGCTTCAAATCTGGGCGACTGGTTTCGGCGTGGCATGGCGTCGAACCCGGCGCAGCGATTCATCGACGCAATCGAGCTTACGGATACCTTCTCTGCGATTGTCGAGGACCATACGCCAGATGGTTTCGACGCAGCCCTCTTAGACCGTTTCGAGTCACATGTTGTCCCATTTACCGCGTGGCCTCCGACTGGTCCTAGTACGACCCTCGGGCTGAAGAGTATCTACCCTCATGAAAAAGATGGGCAGATTCTCATTGTCAAGGTCTGGATGTCACTGGGCAGGAACCGCTCGCTGGCGAGTGATTCCGCCCTCCTCCGACTTCTGCAAAGCGTAGACCTACTTCGAAGTGCACCTATCAAGGGTCTGCCCAAGTTCATCGCTTACGGCCTCTCCCCCGTCGGTTTGTTCGTCGTCTACGAGCGGTCTGAAGGTGTACCGCTAGCGGCCCTCACCGAACTCCCCGAAAACGCATCATTGCCGCTCGCCCTGGAACTCCTGCGCGCAGTCTCCGCATTGCATGAGCTCGGTTGCGAGCATGGAGACATATCACCAGGCAATATGATGATCAACGTCGACACCGGTTCGGTGTGTCTGATCGACCCCTTCGACGTGTCGCCTGTAGGCAATGGCGCGGTACGCACGCCGACGATGTGCCCCACGAACTGGGAGCATCTGAATCAGGCTGCTATCGACCGGTACGCAGCGTTAAAAGTGACATGCATGCTACTCCTGCTCGATCCAGGAGAGCATGCAAAAAAACTGTTGAAAGACCTTGCAACCGAGCTAGACAAGCCGGTAATCGAGTCTCTGCAAGTTGCCATTTCGTCGCTTTCCAAAGCCATAGTGGCGGCGAGCGCACCTGCCGCTCGAGAGTTCATCCTGCGCTCGCCCGCACTGAATTACAGCTTCGGCAATGCAGACAAGATCTACGTACGACGCAAGGTCGGAGACTCCGGCCTCAGTACGTTCTTGTTAACCACACCTAGTGCTCAGCTGGTTCTGGACGGGGATGGCATCCTCCTGACACATCATCGGTTCAGGCAGACTCCCTTTACGGCTCTCGCCTACGAGTCAGCCTCCGGACATGGCGATCTGCCGTTTCGCGTAAGAGTCGAGCATGGCGTCGAATCCGGCTTTGAAGAACTTTATGCTTATCTATGCGGACATGAGCGCTTCGCTACTCCCAAAGGCGAACCTCAGCCGTCAGTTCGCCCCCCTCACTTCGATGTGATGTGGCACTGGATGAAACTCGTTGAGCTAGAGGAGGACGCCCGCGTCGAGATCGTTATCACGGAAATTCTGTCTGTGCGCGACCAAATGCTGGTGTGCACCTATGAAAATCTGGGAAAGGATTTCGATTTCGATGAGGAAGACATTATCGAGATCTACGCAGGCACTCGGCGGATTGGCCGCGTGGATCTTACGGCTAGCGCGCTGCCCGTGGCGATCGCCATTACTGATACTCGTGGCCGTATCTCTGAAGGAGACCGGCTCCGGCTCGCCGGGCGACGTGAGCAAACATCGATGGACCGACGTGCTCGAGCGGTACGTCGTATTCTGGACTATCGCTCAGTCGTTTCGAACCTGATCGACTACTTCGATCCACACCAACAGATCAGGCCGACGCCATATGATGTAAAACCAGAGACCGAAGACCTCAATACCTATCACCTTAACGATGGCCAAAAGCACGCCTTCCGCCAAGTTCTCGCGGCAGGCCCCGTAGGCCTATTGCAAGGACCGCCAGGGACCGGCAAGACTCGCTTTATCGCCTCGTTCGTGCACTGGCTACTAACCCGCGGAGGGTGCCAGCGAATCTTGATCGCGAGTCAGTCCCATGAAGCGGTCAACAATGCAATTGATTCTCTGTTGCGCTTGCATAAGGATCGTGGAACGCGCCCTAGCCTGCTACGTATCGGCTCAAAAGGTATAACTGAGCGAATTCGTCCGTACCATACGGCGGAGTTGCGCGAACGCTATCGAGTAAAATTCGAAGCTGCCGCGAAGTTCCGGTTCAGTCAGCTTTCGTCGAGTCTCGGAGTTGACCGAGCTTACTCATCAGACCTCTTTGATCTTGATAAACAGGTGGGCACCTTGGCCCGCCGCTGCGCGAGTATCCAGGAAGCCCTCAAGGATGATGAGACCCAACTGGCCATCGACCGCGAACGCAACCGCGTGCAACGATCACGTGTGGAAGACGCTTTTCGTTCTGCCTTCAGAGCATTCGCAGGACGGGAGCCTGATGTCAGTCAGGCCCTGCAAGAGTATGAGCAACTCGTTGAGAATCTCGCGGCAGAGCATTCGCTAATTTCACCCGCCGACGTCACGGCGGCCTGCAACGCATTGAAGCTCACCAACGACTGGCTACACTCGCTCGGATCGCCCGGTCGAAACTTTGAAGAGTTTCTTGCCAAGACTCGCAGCGTCGTAGCGGCAACTTGCGTCGGCGTTGGCCAGACGCGAATCCGGATCGATGCACAAGTCTTCGACTGGGTGATCGTCGATGAAGCCGCGCGCTGCACTCCCGGCGAACTGGCCGTACCGATTCAAATGGCGCGACGTGTCCTGCTCGTTGGAGACCACCTACAGTTGCGGCCGATGTTTGACCGGGAGATGCTGGAGGATCTGAGCGCATACAGCCCTGATGTCAAGCAGGAGGAACTGACGAGAAGCGACTTCGAGCGCGCGTTCACATCGGAATATGGATTGGAAGTCGGAGTCAGGCTTACCGAGCAGTATCGTATGGATCCGGCTATCTGCACGATGGTGTCGCGATGTTTTTACGAGGCGCATGACATCAGACTTGACACTTCCATTGATCGTCAGCCGACATTGAAACGTTCGGACATTGAAGCGCCATGGCTATCCACTCCAATGGTATGGATCGACACCCAGTCGCAGCAGGGGCACGAGGAGGTTCAACTCGAGGGCGATACAACTTATCACAACCCTGCCGAGGTAGACGCAGTCATGACCGTTCTGGAGCGTCTTTCTGAAGACAGGAAATTGATCGAAGCGTTAGCAAAATTGGACGATGAAACACCGATTGGTGTTATTTGTATGTACAGCGGTCAGAAACGTCAACTCGAATCTGCATGGTCGCGCCGACCCTTCGATCCAAAATTCAGGCGCCTCGTGCGCATCGACACTGTGGACTCCTACCAGGGCAAAGAAAACGCGATCGTCATCCTCTCGCTCGTCCGCAGCAATCAGAGCGGTTCTACCGGTCACGTGGGCAACGAGAACCGGTGCAATGTCGCCACCTCACGCGCGAAAGAACGCTTAATTATCGTGGGAAACGGCAAGATGTGGGGCAAACAAGTGTCCTCGCAATCACCAATGCGACTGGTCCTTGAGCACATGAACGAACATCCTTCATCTTCCAGGGTTCTGTCTGTTGAGGAGTTGTCGTGA